One stretch of Punica granatum isolate Tunisia-2019 chromosome 5, ASM765513v2, whole genome shotgun sequence DNA includes these proteins:
- the LOC116208852 gene encoding FCS-Like Zinc finger 15-like, whose product MVGLSVVLEGHHHHPHPHHKTSGGHFSKTTKPDTSNSHPQVINKTSMSAMAIHSTKLSPRSSSSSSSPSQPSFPAPAFLEKCFLCKIKLLPGKDIYMYKGDRAFCSVECRCRQIFMDEEETLKKENCSMAAIKPAAASSTSSSPSSPASSRHRRPARNHRPGGFAY is encoded by the exons ATGGTCGGACTGAGCGTGGTATTGGAAGgtcaccaccaccacccccACCCCCATCACAAGACCAGCGGCGGCCATTTTAGCAAGACCACGAAGCCCGACACCAGCAACAGCCACCCGCAGGTCATCAACAAGACCTCCATGTCTGCCATGGCCATTCACTCCACAAAACTCTCTCCTCGATCGtcgtcttcatcttcttctccttctcagCCGAGCTTCCCCGCCCCCGCTTTCCTCGAGAAATGCTTCCTCTGCAAAATCAAGCTCCTGCCCGGCAAGGACATCTACATGTACAA AGGGGACAGGGCGTTCTGCAGCGTGGAGTGCCGGTGCCGCCAGATTTTCATGGACGAGGAGGAGACCCTGAAGAAGGAGAACTGCTCCATGGCCGCAATCAAGCCCGCCGCCGCCTCTTCGACgtcctcttctccctcctcccCGGCGTCCTCCCGCCACCGCAGACCCGCCAGGAACCACCGCCCTGGCGGCTTCGCTTACTGA
- the LOC116208343 gene encoding peroxisomal fatty acid beta-oxidation multifunctional protein MFP2 — translation MGRTVLEVGADGVALITIVNPPVNSLALDVLHSLKESYDEALRRNDVKAIVVTGENGKFSGGFDITAFGGLQGGKVEQPKPGYISVEVITNTVEAAKKPSVAAIDGLALGGGLEVAMACHARISTPTAQLGLPELQLGLIPGFGGTQRLPRLVGLAKSLEMMLTSKPVKGQEAQNLGLVDAVVSPNELVDTARKWALDIVERRKPWVPTLYKTDKIEPLGEAREILKFARVQARKQAPNLKHPLVCIDVIEEGILSGPMAGLWKEAEAFQGLLHSDTCKALIHIFFAQRGTSKVPGVTDKGLIPRKVKKVAIVGGGLMGSGIATALILSNYPVILKEVNEKFLQAGIGRVKANLQSRVKKGNMTQEKFEKTMSLLKGTLDYGSFRDVDMVIEAVIEKISLKQEIFADLEKYCPPHCILATNTSTIDLNLIGEKTRSHDRIIGAHFFSPAHVMPLLEIVRTQHTSSQVIVDLLDVGKKIKKTPVVVGNCTGFAVNRIFFPYSQAAFLLVERGTDLYQIDKAITKFGVPMGPFRLADLVGFGVAVATGTQFVVNFPERTYKSMLVPLMQEDNRAGEATRKGFYLYDDKRKASPDPELKKYIEKARSISGATVDPKLVKLSEKDIVEMIFFPVVNEACRVLDEGIAVKAADLDIASVMGMGFPPYRGGPIFWADSLGSKYIYSRLNEWAKTYGDFFKPCAYLADRAAKGIPLSSPSVQGQARL, via the exons ATGGGGAGAACAGTCCTGGAGGTTGGAGCTGATGGGGTTGCCCTCATCACCATCGTCAACCCCCCTGTGAACTCCCTCGCTCTTGATg tgCTGCACAGTCTGAAGGAGAGTTATGATGAGGCACTGCGGAGGAATGATGTCAAAGCAATTGTTGTTACAG GTGAAAATGGCAAGTTCTCCGGAGGCTTCGACATCACAGCCTTTGGTGGTCTCCAGGGTGGAAAAG TTGAACAACCCAAGCCTGGTTATATATCTGTGGAGGTTATCACCAACACTGTTGAAG CTGCTAAAAAGCCTTCAGTTGCTGCAATTGATGGCCTTGCCCTTGGTGGAGGTCTGGAGGTCGCCATG GCATGCCATGCACGTATATCTACTCCTACCGCACAACTAGGCCTTCCTGAACTTCAACTTGGGCTAATTCCTGGTTTTGGAG GAACTCAGAGACTTCCCCGTCTTGTTGGTCTTGCTAAATCTCTTGAAATGATGCTG ACCTCAAAGCCTGTCAAAGGACAGGAAGCACAGAACTTGGGCCTTGTCGATGCTGTTGTCTCACCCAATGAACTGGTCGATACAGCACGAAAGTGGGCCCTGGACATTGTGGAACGAAGAAAGCCATGGGTCCCAACTCTCTATAAGACTGACAAGATAGAACCTCTTGGAGAGGCACGAGAGATACTCAAGTTTGCAAGAGTCCAAGCCCGTAAACAGGCCCCCAATCTCAAGCATCCTTTGGTCTGCATTGATGTGATTGAAGAGGGCATACTTTCGGGTCCAATGGCCGGTCTTTGGAAG GAAGCGGAAGCTTTCCAAGGGCTTCTACACTCTGACACATGCAAGGCCTTAATCCACATATTCTTTGCCCAACGTGGAACTTCAAAG GTTCCCGGAGTCACAGACAAAGGTCTAATTCcaagaaaagtgaaaaaggttGCTATTGTTGGTGGAGGATTAATGGGCTCAGGAATAGCAACAGCGCTGATACTCAGCAACTATCCCGTAATCCTTAAAGAAGTCAACGAGAAATTTTTGCAGGCTGGAATTGGAAGAGTCAAAG CCAATCTGCAGAGCCGTGTTAAGAAAGGTAACATGACTCAAGAGAAGTTTGAGAAGACAATGTCCCTTTTGAAGGGAACACTCGACTATGGGAGTTTCAGAGATGTGGATATGGTCATTGAG GCTGttattgagaaaatttcaCTGAAGCAAGAAATTTTTGCTGATCTTGAGAAATATTGTCCTCCTCACTGTATACTCGCAACAAATACTTCTACAATTGATTTGAATCTCATTGGTGAGAAGACCAGGTCGCACGATCGGATCATTGGGGCCCATTTTTTTAG CCCAGCCCATGTGATGCCTCTCTTAGAAATTGTTCGTACCCAGCACACATCTTCTCAGGTTATTGTGGACTTGCTTGATGTTGGGAAGAAGATAAAGAAGACTCCAGTTGTGGTTGGGAACTGCACAGGCTTTGCTGTGAATCGAATTTTCTTCCCTTACTCACAAGCGGCTTTTTTGCTTGTTGAGCGCGGCACGGATCTCTATCAGATCGACAAGGCAATCACCAAATTCGGGGTGCCAATGGGCCCCTTCAG ATTGGCAGATCTCGTTGGTTTTGGTGTAGCTGTTGCTACTGGCACGCAATTCGTTGTGAATTTCCCTGAACGAACTTATAAGTCGATGCTTGTTCCACTGATGCAAGAGGATAATAGAGCAG GTGAGGCAACCCGTAAAGGCTTCTACCTGTATGATGATAAAAGGAAGGCTAGCCCTGACCCTGAATTGAAGAAATATATTGAGAAAGCAAGGAGCATTTCCGGTGCTACCGTAGATCCTAAG CTCGTGAAGTTATCGGAAAAGGATATTGTTGAGATGATATTCTTTCCAGTCGTGAATGAAGCCTGCCGTGTCCTGGACGAAGGTATTGCTGTTAAGGCAGCAGACCTCGACATCGCTTCGGTGATGGGAATGGGTTTCCCACCTTATAG GGGAGGTCCCATATTCTGGGCTGATTCTCTTGGGTCCAAGTACATTTACTCGAGATTGAATGAATGGGCGAAAACATATGGGGATTTCTTCAAACCTTGCGCATACTTGGCTGATCGAGCCGCAAAGGGGATTCCTCTG AGTTCTCCATCGGTACAAGGACAAGCTCGGCTGTAA